The Miscanthus floridulus cultivar M001 chromosome 17, ASM1932011v1, whole genome shotgun sequence genome has a window encoding:
- the LOC136517398 gene encoding large ribosomal subunit protein uL22 translates to MVKYSREPTNPTKSTKAMGRDLRVHFKNTRETAFALRKLSLTKAKRYLEDVIAHKQAIPFRRYCGGVGRTAQAKSRHSNGQGRWPVKSARFILDLLKNAESNAEVKGLDVDTLYVSHIQVNQAQKQRRRTYRAHGRINPYMSSPCHIELILSEKEEPVKKEAESQIATRKA, encoded by the exons ATG GTGAAATACTCGAGGGAGCCGACCAACCCTACCAAGT CCACCAAGGCCATGGGCCGTGACCTCCGTGTTCACTTCAAG AACACCCGTGAGACAGCTTTTGCCCTCAGGAAGTTGTCACTCACCAAGGCCAAGAGGTACCTTGAGGATGTGATTGCCCACAAGCAGGCCATCCCGTTCCGCAGGTATTGTGGTGGTGTTGGGCGTACTGCTCAGGCTAAGTCTCGCCACTCAAATGGGCAGGGACGCTGGCCTGTCAAGTCTGCTAGATTCATTCTAGACCTTCTCAAGAATGCAGAGAGCAATGCTGAG GTAAAAGGTCTTGATGTGGATACCCTCTATGTGTCGCACATTCAAGTGAACCAGGCTCAGAAGCAGAGGCGCAGGACCTACCGTGCTCATGGACGCATCAACC CTTACATGTCCTCCCCGTGCCACATCGAGCTCATCTTGTCGGAGAAGGAAGAGCCCGTGAAGAAAGAG GCTGAGTCCCAGATCGCAACCAGGAAGGCTTAG